One window from the genome of Cryptomeria japonica chromosome 6, Sugi_1.0, whole genome shotgun sequence encodes:
- the LOC131048233 gene encoding malate dehydrogenase, glyoxysomal, whose translation MADRTSVRLARISSHLAGSHSNRIHENGVEREDCRAKGAAGGFKVALLGASGGIGQPLSLLMKMNPLVSVLHLYDVVNTPGVTADVSHMDTSTVVRGFLGKEQLEDALVGMDLVIIPAGIPRKPGMTRDDLFKINAGIVRTLCEGVAKCCPNALLNIISNPVNSTVPIAAEVLKKAGAYHPKRLMGVTTLDVVRANTFVAEVVGVDPKDIDVPVVGGHAGITILPLLSQVNPKFSFTNEEIEYLTNRIQNGGTEVVEAKAGTGSATLSMAFAAAKFADACLRGLRGDAGVEYCAFVASQVTELPFFASKVRLGRAGVEEVFPLGPLNSYERSGLEKLKKELQESIDKGIAFARQ comes from the exons ATGGCCGATCGAACAAGCGTTCGCTTAGCTAGAATTTCTTCTCACCTTGCCGGCTCACACAGCAATCGTATACAT GAAAATGGAGTGGAGCGAGAAGATTGCCGGGCAAAAGGAGCCGCAGGGGGCTTCAAGGTGGCCCTTCTGGGAGCCTCCGGTGGCATTGGACAACCCCTTTCGCTGCTGATGAAAATGAACCCTCTGGTCTCAGTGCTCCACCTCTATGATGTTGTCAACACTCCGGGTGTCACCGCCGACGTTAGCCACATGGACACCTCCACAGTC GTACGGGGGTTTCTGGGGAAAGAGCAGCTGGAAGATGCGCTGGTGGGGATGGACCTTGTCATCATTCCTGCTGGAATTCCACGGAAGCCTGGTATGACGAGGGACGACCTGTTTAAAATCAATGCGGGAATTGTGCGCACTCTGTGCGAAGGGGTGGCCAAGTGCTGCCCAAATGCGCTGCTCAATATAATCAGCAATCCGGTGAACTCGACAGTGCCAATTGCAGCTGAGGTGCTGAAAAAGGCAGGGGCTTATCACCCTAAGCGCTTGATGGGCGTCACAACGTTAGATGTTGTCAGAGCTAATACTTTTGTG GCTGAAGTTGTTGGCGTTGATCCAAAGGACATTGATGTTCCAGTAGTTGGCGGCCATGCAGGAATAACCATTCTCCCCCTTCTGTCTCAG GTTAACCCTAAATTTTCATTTACCAATGAAGAGATAGAATACTTGACAAATCGTATCCAAAACGGAGGCACGGAGGTTGTAGAG GCAAAAGCTGGAACAGGCTCTGCAACTCTGTCAATG GCATTTGCAGCAGCCAAATTTGCTGATGCTTGCCTACGTGGATTGAGGGGAGATGCTGGTGTTGAGTATTGTGCTTTTGTTGCATCTCAG GTAACTGAACTGCCATTCTTTGCTTCCAAAGTAAGACTGGGTCGTGCTGGTGTTGAAGAAGTATTCCCTCTAGGACCATTGAATTCATATGAAAG ATCTGGCCTAGAGAAGTTGAAAAAAGAGCTGCAAGAAAGCATTGACAAAGGCATTGCATTTGCTCGACAGTAA